In Flavobacterium piscisymbiosum, the sequence TTACAGATCATCAGGACGAGCAACAACCCGATGGAGGAATTTCTAATATTGTTCCAAACCCCGGAGCATTTGGATATGAATTTGCTACCGGCCCTGACTGGACGAGTTCTATAGCGATTATTCCGTGGAAAATATATGAGTTTTATGGCGATGCCAGTTTGCTGACTAAAATGTATCCCAATATGAAAAATTATGTAGATTTAATTGATAAGAAATATCCAACCGGTATTACAGATTGGGGATTAGGTGATTGGGTTCCTGTAAAAAGCACCAGTTCGAAACCGCTTACTTCTACAATGTATTATTATACAGATGTTTTAATTTTAGCCAAGACCGCAAAACTGTTAGGAAACACCAACGATGCTGAGCACTATTTTAAATTGGCAGAAAAAATCAAAAGTATATTCAATGAACAGTTTTTAAATAAAAGTACCTATTTGTATTGCAGCGGTACCCAAACAGAACTGTCTGGCCCACTATATTGGGGATTAGTTCCTGATGAATACAAACAAAAAGTAGCCGATAATTTGTACAAAAAAGTGCAGGAAACTAATTTTCATCTTGATGTTGGTTTATTAGGAACGAAGTCTTTATTGAATGCATTAAGCGAAAATGGCTATGCCGATGCTGCTTATAAAATTGCTTCTCAGGAAGATTTTCCGTCCTGGGGATATTGGATCAAAAACGGAGCTACAACTTTATTTGAAAACTGGCCTTTGAATGTTGAAAAAAATGACGCTTCGATGAATCATATTATGTTTGGAGAAATAGGAGCATGGATGTACAAAGGATTGGGAGGTGTTTTTCCTGACGAAAATTTACCTGGTTTTAAGCATATTATTTTAAAACCAAATTTTGTAAAAGACCTTACTTATTTCGAATCAGAACATACATCTCCTTACGGGAAAATAGTATCGAACTGGAAAAGAGAAAACAAAAAAGTACTTTATGAAGTGGTGGTTCCGCCAAATTCTACTGCGAGTTTTTATTTAGAAAAGAACAGTAATTTTACTTGTAATTCAAAAGATATTAGTTTTAGTACCAAAGGATTATATAAAGTGATTCAGCTTAAATCAGGATCTTATTCTTTTAAAATTACGGAATAATAAATGGATCAATACAAAAGCCTTCGGAGCGAAAAATGGAATCAAAAGTAATTTTTACCGCAAAGAGCGCAAAGTTTTTTTGATATGATAAGTTTTGTAAAAAGGCAAAGTTCGCAAGGCTTTGAGATTACTTTGAGATTTTACCACAGAGATCGCAAAGTTTTTTGAATATACAAAGTGTAGTAAAAATACATCCCGAAGCCTCGGAACACAAACCTTTGTGTGCTTAGATGTTGTAAACATAACATAAACTTTAGTGAACTCTGCGGTAAAAGAATTAGTGAGCATGAAATTTTCTATGTTGCTCCACAACATTTAGTATTGATCGTAATAAAGATTTAATTCTATTAAAATAAAAAAGCATTAGTAAACCAATAATTTACTAATGCTTTTTGTTTTTTCGATTGTGAAAGATTGGATCCTTACATTGAATTCAAATCGATTTCATAATTAAATGAAGTCGCTTTTGCATACACCATATATTGTTCTAATGGTTTTGGGCCACATCCCCAGGAACCAACTCCTAAGGTTTTATGCGAAATGCATAATACAGTTCCTTTGCTTTGTGGCAAATCTATTTTGTATTCTACATTTTCCATTTCTTCGTCGCTGTAAGGCAATGCGCCAACTTGCAGTAAATCATCTCCTTGTTTAACAGTAAGTCCTAAACCGCTTTCAGATTGTATATTAGCCCATCGTACATCTTCATGATTTCCGGATTCCATAGGTTTTTCGTAAGGCGTCATTTGTTCTTTTACAGTGCTGTAATAATGACCAACATCAAAACCGCTTTTTCGGTCCGGATAGTTTTCCATTGGCCCGCGTCCTAAGTAATCAAATTGGTCTAACTCTTTATTTAAAAACATTCGAACACCAATTCGGGCTAAAATTAATTTTGGATCATTAAAACTGATATCATTTGTTACTTTAATAGTACCATTTTCGTTAATGGTGTAAAAAACACGATGCACAACCTTAAAGTTTTCTTTTCCTATTCCGGTTAATGTTGCTTTAATCTCATAACTGCCACCGGATATTTTTTGAGTTTTGATGTCACTTGTTACCCATTTGATTGATTTCAGGCCGTATTTTTCCCAATTTTCATAAGCCCACATATCATCTTTCCTGTGCGGTGCACGCCATAAATGCAAAAGCGGGCCTCCGTTTTCCTGCAAAAGGTTTTTGCCATTTTTTTCCATTTTAGAAAACGTTCCTTTATTCTTATCAAATTCAATTTTAAAATTGTTACCAATAAGCTGAATAGTGTTTCTATTGTTTTTTACAGATAAGTTTCCTTCGGCAATATGTTGCGAAATTGGAGGAATACTTACCGGAAGTTCGAATTGCTGCGAAGCTACTTCGTATCCTTTCTTTGCCCATAATTCATCCTCTGCAAGAGCAAACGAAATTCGTAAGAAATATTCAGAGCCCGGTTTATACAAAATATCAAAAGGTATCTTAATATCTTTTTCTTCACCAGGATTTACAGAACTAGTTTTTAGATCGCCCGAAGCTCTTAAATCGCCATCTTGTGTTAATTCCCATTTTACATCAAGGCTGTTTAAATTCTTGGTTTCATAACGGTTTTTAATGGTAAAAATACCGTTTTTACTGTCTTTATCTGAAATTGTAATCCATTGATAGGCGTGTTTTAATTCCGGATAATGTGGTTTTAAAGATCGGTCAGAGAAAACAACACCTTTATGAATAAAATATTGATCGTTAGGATATTCGCCAAAACCGCCGCCAAAAGCAGTTATAGGATGTTTAGTATCACGATTGTTATAAATTCCCTGATCCTGCCATTCCCATATTGCACCACCAAGCAGCGCAGGATATTTATCAAATAAGTCATTATAGATATCTACAGATCCCATCGAGTTGAACATGGCATGAGCATATTCACATAGATAAAATGGTTTTGTCAGGCTTTGATCGTTAGCATGTTTTTCTAAATTATAGATATCTGTATACATCTGGCTGTCAATATCTGCAGGATTATTTACTGCAATACCAAAACCTTCGTAATGCGTTGGGCGGGTTGGATCTATTTTTTTAATTGTTTCTAATGCAGTTCTAAAATTCACACCACCGGTTCCGTTTTCATTTCCTAAAGACCAGATTAAAACCGAAGGATGATTTTTAAAGTTTTCCGTATTCGCAACATTTCGGTCTACAATAGCCGCTTTCATGCGGGGTTCATCATTAAATTCATTCATAGCGCCATGGCATTCAACATTGGCCTCGGCAACTAAATAAAGACCGTACTCATCGCATAGCTCATACCATCGGGGATCATTAGAATAATGACTTGTTCTCACATGGTTGCAATTTGCCTGCTTGATTAAAAGTATGTCTTTTATCATTTGTTCTTCTGTAACGGCATGACCATCATCAGGCCAGTTTTCATGACGATTAACTCCTTTTAGTTTTATTGCAACACCATTTACGATGAACAGTCTTCCTTTGATTTCAATTTTTCTAAAACCAGTTTTCGAAGACAATTTTTCAATACTATTCTTGCCTTCTTTCAAATCAATTACAGTCGTATAAAGATGAGGCGTTTCTGCAGTCCATTTTTTAGGGTTAAAAACATTAAAGGTTACATCAACAGTAATTTCCTGACCCGGTTTTAAAGCAGGAACTATTTTTTTTCCTATTGCGCCCACAAAATCATTTCCGTCGTAAAGAGTTGCTTCTATAGTGCGGGCTTTTGTTGCCGTTTTGCCATAATTTTTTACTTTGGCCGTTACGATAACTTGTGCGTCTTTGTAATTTTTGTCCAGATTCGTTTTTATAAAATAATCCCTGATATGTTGTTGAGGTGTACTCCATAGCGTTACGTTTCTAAAAATACCGCTTAAACGCCACATGTCCTGATCTTCTAAGTAACTTCCCGTTGTAAAACGATAAACTTCGACCGCCAGTGTATTTTTGCCGGGAATAAGATATTTAGTCAAATCAAATTCGGCTGCATTTCTGCTGTTTACTCCGTAACCCACTTTTTTCCCATTCACCCAAATAAAGAATCCCGCATCAACGCCATCAAAAGTGATTAAAATGCGTCTTCCTTTCCAGTTTTCCGGAACCGTAAAATCACGGCGATAACTTCCTACGGGATTTCTTTCGTGAAAAGCTGTAAATTTTTCAGGAGGCGTACTCATAACTTTAGGAAAGTCTTTCTGAAAAATATAATTGTAATTACTATAATACGGCGTACCATAACCTTCAATCTGCCAATTTGATGGCACTTTTATTTCCTTCCATTGCGATACATCATAATCTGTTTTGTAAAAGTTTACGGGACGTTTTTGTGGCCAGTCGACCCAATTAAATTTCCACATTCCGTTTAAACTTTTACTAAAAGTAGAAGCATATCTGTTTGCTGTCAACGCTTCTTTTAGCGAAGCATAAGGCATTAAAGTAGCATGAGCAGGTTCTTTATTAATGTCAATATTTTCGGGATCTTCAATCTCTTTAGGGACTTTTGCAGTATCCTGTGCAGATAAATTTTGTTCTAATTTTTGAAAAGCAAAACCTGAATTCGAACTAAAAATTAGTATTAAAAAAAGTAGAATTTTAGCACTTTGGTTTTTAAATAATGGGTGAAACATACAAGTGGTTTTTGATAATTAGTAATAGTTTTTGTTTAGAAAATTATTAAATTAATACAAATATACTAAATCGTTTTAGTGTTTTTGACTTTTGCCTACCAGTTTATTAAAGATATGTCTTAAATATTTTGATTAATCTCTAATTTTTATCAGTAATAATGCATATTTTAATTTTATTTGTCTATTATGTTGCGGGTATTGTTTTTGTAAATTATTATTTTATTCCTTTTTGAATACTGAAAAGGTATATATTTGTAATTTAGTAAAACGTTTTAGTAACTATTTGAATTTTAAAATTAGTCTGGCTCTTTCTATATAATAGCCAGTTCTGTAATTCATTTTTACGACGAATAATCTTCGAATAAAGTTTATATAATTAAAGTAATAAATACCACTATGAACAAAATATTATTATGGTCTGTTACAGCTGCTTTGGCTGGATTTTTATTTGGTTTTGATACCGTTGTAATTTCTGGTGCCGACACCAGATTACAGGAATTATGGCATACTTCGGATGTTTTTCATGGATCTGTTGTAATGGCTATGGCTTTATGGGGA encodes:
- a CDS encoding glycoside hydrolase family 2 TIM barrel-domain containing protein, giving the protein MFHPLFKNQSAKILLFLILIFSSNSGFAFQKLEQNLSAQDTAKVPKEIEDPENIDINKEPAHATLMPYASLKEALTANRYASTFSKSLNGMWKFNWVDWPQKRPVNFYKTDYDVSQWKEIKVPSNWQIEGYGTPYYSNYNYIFQKDFPKVMSTPPEKFTAFHERNPVGSYRRDFTVPENWKGRRILITFDGVDAGFFIWVNGKKVGYGVNSRNAAEFDLTKYLIPGKNTLAVEVYRFTTGSYLEDQDMWRLSGIFRNVTLWSTPQQHIRDYFIKTNLDKNYKDAQVIVTAKVKNYGKTATKARTIEATLYDGNDFVGAIGKKIVPALKPGQEITVDVTFNVFNPKKWTAETPHLYTTVIDLKEGKNSIEKLSSKTGFRKIEIKGRLFIVNGVAIKLKGVNRHENWPDDGHAVTEEQMIKDILLIKQANCNHVRTSHYSNDPRWYELCDEYGLYLVAEANVECHGAMNEFNDEPRMKAAIVDRNVANTENFKNHPSVLIWSLGNENGTGGVNFRTALETIKKIDPTRPTHYEGFGIAVNNPADIDSQMYTDIYNLEKHANDQSLTKPFYLCEYAHAMFNSMGSVDIYNDLFDKYPALLGGAIWEWQDQGIYNNRDTKHPITAFGGGFGEYPNDQYFIHKGVVFSDRSLKPHYPELKHAYQWITISDKDSKNGIFTIKNRYETKNLNSLDVKWELTQDGDLRASGDLKTSSVNPGEEKDIKIPFDILYKPGSEYFLRISFALAEDELWAKKGYEVASQQFELPVSIPPISQHIAEGNLSVKNNRNTIQLIGNNFKIEFDKNKGTFSKMEKNGKNLLQENGGPLLHLWRAPHRKDDMWAYENWEKYGLKSIKWVTSDIKTQKISGGSYEIKATLTGIGKENFKVVHRVFYTINENGTIKVTNDISFNDPKLILARIGVRMFLNKELDQFDYLGRGPMENYPDRKSGFDVGHYYSTVKEQMTPYEKPMESGNHEDVRWANIQSESGLGLTVKQGDDLLQVGALPYSDEEMENVEYKIDLPQSKGTVLCISHKTLGVGSWGCGPKPLEQYMVYAKATSFNYEIDLNSM